A region from the Mesorhizobium sp. J8 genome encodes:
- a CDS encoding carbohydrate ABC transporter permease, producing MASANETTRVSETAVTEVGSTLSQDEVAKLMRRRGEESRWWWIVPTLYIIVLLLPIYWLINMSFKTNQEIVSSLTLFPHEPTLRNYRIIFTDASWYSGYINSITYVVMNMVISVAVALPAAYAFSRYRFLGDKHLFFWLLTNRMAPPAVFALPFFQLYSAFGMIDTHIAVALAHCLFNVPLAVWILEGFMSGVPKEIDETAYIDGYSFPRFFVKIFMPLIASGIGVACFFCFMFSWVELLIARTLTTTDAKPIAATMTRTVSAAGMDWGLLAAAGVLTLIPGALVIWFVRNYIAKGFALGRV from the coding sequence ATGGCGAGCGCCAACGAGACGACGCGCGTGAGCGAAACGGCTGTGACCGAGGTGGGCAGCACGCTGTCGCAGGACGAGGTGGCCAAGCTGATGCGCCGCCGCGGCGAGGAATCGCGCTGGTGGTGGATCGTGCCGACGCTCTACATCATCGTGCTTCTCCTGCCGATCTACTGGCTCATCAATATGAGCTTCAAGACCAACCAGGAGATCGTCTCCTCGCTGACGCTCTTTCCGCACGAACCGACGCTGCGCAATTACAGGATCATCTTCACCGATGCGTCCTGGTATTCGGGCTATATCAATTCGATCACCTATGTGGTGATGAACATGGTGATATCGGTGGCCGTGGCATTGCCGGCGGCCTATGCCTTCTCGCGTTACCGCTTCCTCGGCGACAAGCACCTGTTCTTCTGGCTGCTCACCAATCGCATGGCGCCGCCGGCGGTGTTCGCGCTGCCGTTCTTCCAGCTCTATTCCGCCTTCGGCATGATCGACACGCATATCGCGGTGGCGCTGGCGCATTGTCTGTTCAACGTGCCGCTGGCGGTGTGGATCCTCGAAGGCTTCATGTCGGGCGTGCCGAAGGAGATCGACGAGACCGCCTATATCGACGGCTATTCCTTCCCGCGCTTCTTCGTGAAGATCTTCATGCCGCTGATTGCGAGCGGCATCGGCGTCGCCTGCTTCTTCTGCTTCATGTTCTCGTGGGTCGAGCTCCTGATCGCGCGCACGCTGACCACGACCGACGCCAAGCCGATCGCCGCCACCATGACCCGCACGGTCTCCGCCGCCGGCATGGACTGGGGACTGCTCGCCGCGGCCGGCGTGCTGACGCTGATCCCCGGCGCGCTCGTGATCTGGTTTGTCCGCAACTATATCGCCAAGGGCTTTGCCCTGGGGAGGGTCTAA